CTGTCCACTTGAGTGCCTCCATATGTGGTTCTCCTATTGCATTagttatatttttatttttgattATCTTGCCCAAAACTAAAGTTTCACTACATGAAAAATGACTACTTTATTTTATACCATGTTATCCTCTTTCTCTTCCCCACAGGACAGCGTCTCCCCGCGTTCTCGATCCGGCGCCGCCACATATCGTGATTCTGGATCGGGCGCAGGTCGTCGCCATAAGAGAGCCTGGCTGGTGTGGTCTTCGTGCTTGGCGTGGAGAAGCACGGGAGGATGAGTAGGACGAGCATGAGGAAGGAGCAGCCAGGCCGGAGCTCCGGCGTTGCTCGCGTCATGGTCGAATGGAGCTGGCCATCACTATGGGCTGCTGCTCGCCGGTCGTCGTTCCCCAATCTCAGTTGCTCATCTTTGGCTTCACCATCTTCCTCCCCTGATCATGCATCTATTTTAGATCATATACTTATGCTATATCATATATGTTGTTTAGTTTAGACTTGTGCATGTGCATGCATTGGCATTGATTTAGACAGAGATATTGCATGATTTGTACATAGAAGGAGTACGGATGATCTAGGAATAAATGTTTGAATAAAGTTAGTAGTGAGATTTAGGTAGAGGTTACCTGCACTGTTCTGTTTTATGTAGATTCTAAGCTGCAAAATCATACATAGTCCTGTTAGTAATTTGTTTGAGTTGTGAGTTTACGCATTTTTCCTTGGAATGTTTGTATGTGTGATCACTTGCTTTTAGGTTCCCAGTGgtatatcatgagaagttttttACTTTGCACCGGGTGATCAACTACATATTTAGACAAATACACTATTCAGGACCAGGAACATTACGATTTCTAATGTTGTTTTCCTCTTTCAAGATTGCAGTTTTCATAAGCCTTAGATAGCTAAGGTACATAGTTTTCATTTAACAATTTTTTTTACTGTTCTCTCATCTCCTATATGGTGTCTAAGAAATACTAATGTagacaattcaaaattttaaaataCCTTCTGGCCAATTATGTGGGGAAGGTGCAGTAAGCCGGCCCTCGCGTTGCAGTAGAGTGGAGCCGGCAATTTTATGATCGGTCTCTAAATATTTCAACTTGCACAGTTTGAATTAGCTTCACATGGTATATAGTTTTTACATAGGTATTCCTTAATTTTTCACATAAAAGGTTTAGAATTATTTCCCTCGGTGCTAAAACTCGAAGTTACTAACAAATGCAAACGTTTCTGTTACAAAAGGTTTAGAATCATTACCCTTGATGCTTGAATTTGGACCTTGCACCTTACTTGGGTAACATAGAGCCAAATGGCACATTGTTCAAATACACATTCAAAACACTTTGGGTTTGACACGTTATCTATCCTTGATCAAACATAAAATTACTAAAAAAGGCCAATATTTCTCAACACGAACATGGTTTCAAATGGGTCTCTGCGCCATTTGGCGCACCGGGTCATCTAGTAATCATCTAAAGACTAAAAGATAGTAGAGCATGTGatgtttgctgaatcaaagctctgacgtAGTATTCTGCCCCTTTTATTCCATGCGCCGATCAGAAACAAGACCAAGGACTGCTCGGTAGAACGAGTGACAACTGTCGTATACCAATAATCATCTAAAGAGTAAAAAATAGTTGAACATGTGatgtttgctaaatcaaagctctgacatagtaTACCGCCTCTTTCTTTCCATGCGCCAACCAGAACCAAAATCAAGGACCGTCGGGTAAGACAAGCAACAACTCTATATGATAGGCAAGGAATTAATCCCCGTGCGGGTTCGCAACATAGTTGTATAGCATGCTTGGGGAGGTCGTGTGGATGGATAAGGAAACAAAGGAGTCGAGAGGCGTTCGCGATGACGACTTCCATTTTACCGAAAGATCTCGTTCACCAACGTGATTGTGTTCTCTGCTTTAGCATGCATGCTCAAAATCTAGCGGTGAAGAGGACGTTCAACCCAGATCTTTAAAATCTGAGCGTTCGGCAATATGTTTTCAATTTTTTTAGGCAGATATAAACTCGCAAATTGGTACTCCCTATGGTCCTTTTTACTCCACGTTATAGATTTGTGACaagtcaaactttgcaaagtttgagtaaatttatattaaaaaatacCAATATCTACAATATCAAATATATATACTATATAAAACTATATTTCATAAAGAATCTAACAATATTAATTAAACATTGTGAATGTTAATTTTTTTATATAATATAAGCTTGATTAAAGTACAGATGATTTAATTTCGGACAAAATTTATATGTGTGCAAACTAAAAAAGACCGGAGGGAGTACGATGTCTTCCGCCAAGGAAAAAATAGGGGCAGCCGTGTTGGCGCAGGTATCCAGGGCCCGCACGTGGGACACAACTTCCTAGCCAGGCCGAATCGTAGTTAATATAAGTAAAGGGGAGGCTCCAACTGCGCCCCCGTTCCTTCCGCAAACTCGAACTCTCAACCGGGACAGCAGAGAAGACGAGACGAGGGAAGATAACTCGGCGACCGCGCGCAGGGGAGAAGTAGGTACCcgagagagaaagagagggagGCGCGACGAGAAGGCGAGAGGACGGGCCACCATGAGGCGCTCCTCCAAGaagtcgtcgtcgtcgtccgccGCGGCCGGTAATGCTCCTCCCCTCAACCCctaccccacccccacccccctgGTTGTCTTCCTTGTTTCGTGATTAGGCTGCGTGCGAGGCCTTGCTGGTGGCCTCGGCAGGTCCCCGGTCCGTTCGTTGTCTTGCGAGATTCCGTGTGGTGCCTTGTCTCGGGAAGATCCAATCTTGAGTTGTCCGGTGCGGGAGCGTACGAGGTACGACTCGTTGATTGCCGGTATGTGGGGTTCGGATCGCTTGTTATGGGATGGGAAGGGTCGGGGTAGATTCAGGGTTTGGGAATCTGTCATGGTGGTAAAGAGAAGGAGCTGAATCCTCGGTTTGGATCGCCTGGTGCAGAATTGGGTGTGGATTCGCTAGCAGATTTACATTCGTaatgtaagcagatggcaattcATAGGTTTATTAATTGTGTGCCTACCCATGCCGAAACGCTTTGTAAGTAAAATCTAAAGAGCAGCTACCTGTTAACACCGTGTTCCGGGTTTCTGGTTCAGCTCTGCAATCTCCGTGGCGATTTGTTGTCTTTGCATCAATTTTACACCACTAATAACATAAATTCGCCATGTACCTTGTGCGGTAAATCTTTACCTTTTTTCTGTGACTACAGAAATCAGGTTAGTAGTGTGCAGCCTAAAATTATGGTGCCTGTTAAACAGTTTCATCACTGAATCTCATTGACTTTACTATCTGGTAGTAACTCTGCTTTTTGTGCTTTGTAGTACTTTATTTTAATTAAAATAATTGTTTTAAAGTTTATTAGGTTTGTATGACATATCAATGTTTTACATGCAATTACGATACGCACTGAAAAAATCCTGTACCAATAACTATGATATCAAACAAAATGAAAAGAGATGGGCACAGCAGCAGTGGTTTGTTCTAATTGCAACTGAATTAGAAGGCACTAGAGAATTATGATCTGTTATACCAATATGACACATAAATAATTAAATGTGAATGGATGCACTAGAATACAGTACCTTCAATCACTTTTAAGCTATATAATCAGCAAAATTAGTTACACCCATTCATTTTGTAATTGTTTCTatgatatactccctctgttcctaaatataagtctttttacagatttcaataaaactacatatggatgtatatagacatatgtcaagagtgtagattcactcattttgctccgtatgtactcCCTTATTGGAATGATTAATCACTACATGCTGTCTTGCTCCATATCTCAAGCGATTACTTTAACTTACTCATTTGGTGGTTAGTTTGCTGCTCCCATTGGGTTTTAGTGCCATTTTGTAATTTGTAATGCTGAATTTTACCCCAGTAAATGTAAAAGACAGATTAAGAAGCTTATCTTGAAATTGCGTGTGTATACATAGAAGTTTCATAAGCAACTCTAGAATAGCTGCCCATTGGCTCAAACTTTGTCCTAATAGGCTTTCTTTTTTAGGTTATTAAAATGTTTGTGTCTTGAACTCTTGATTCTTACCTTCTCTTTAAATTCGTTGTCGCATTACTTCTTTTCCAAATGGGTTGGTGTAGGAGCTATCATATTCTCTTTTGAGGGTATGTATATCTGAATGAGTACTAAGCAAACGATTATATTTAGGTGAGGAACAAGTAAAtgaaaaacaaaacagaaaaagaaaaggagtCAGTACAAACCTGACCAGCAGGAAAGCACAACGTGGTGAGATGCATTGATTCCTTTTCTTTCTGAATTACTTGTTGAACCCTATACACTTATCCATCTGGGTGTAAGAATGTGCATGTGCGTGTTATTCAGTCATTTGGTTTATGTCAAGCTATGTGTTGGTCTTCTCCTTACTTCTGCTTCTTCCACATGCACAAGTTTTGTTTGCACATTAGAAATACCAAATGCATACTTTTTGCTTGCAAGCTAAATTCTATCATATGGTATGTGGTATGCAAAATCAAGATACTGTATATTGATAGGGAACCACATGTTCCTTAGATCTATTTGTAATAACATTTTCATTATTATCTCCAGTTCCCACTAAAGCGGTTTCAAAGGAAATAGAGCGGATTGACCAACTTTTCTATACATATGCTGATGGCTCATCCAGCATGATTGAGTAAGTTTTTTCTCAGTTTTTCTCAAACACTTGCCTGTCATTATTTTTGCTGTATACTCATGGTAGTCATCCTTCCATTTAGAAATTCTATGTATACCTTCCAATTAGGGAATTATCGCACATGGTAAAAATACGAGCTGTTTTATATGAATCATTGTAAATTGTGATGTAATAGTTGTCTATGTATACCGTCCATTCACGTAAATGTGTATTGGTAGTTGATACATACCATTTTGATGCAGCTAGATGTTAATGATTTTTTAATGCTATAATTTCATCTTTGGTAGCGACATTAGGGTTTTATTGTGTTACCCCTCCCCCCCTCCCACGACCACCACCATATTGCCCCATTGTTTGCTCCAATGCTGTTGCTCGACATTATTCGAATGATTTTTTTAACCTGCCTGAACAGCCCAGAAGGCATCGAAACACTCTGCTCTCATCTTGAAGTTCCACATACAGATGTTCGGATTCTGATGTTAGCATGGTATGTCACTGTTCTCTAAAATTCTTTAGTGGTGATATCATTTACTGAAATATCTAATGGACATCTATCTTGTATCAGGAAAATGGGCTGTGAAAAGCAAGGTTATTTTACTCTGGTATGCATTATATTTTTTAAACTGTTCAAAATGTTTATTGGTATGATATATCGCACTGCTTTCTGAGTTTTGACTGGTAGTACTCTGTTGATAGGATGAATGGAGAACTGGGATGAAAGCTCTGCGAGCTGATAGCATCAGTAAACTGAAGAAAGCCTTTCCTGAACTGGTCCAAGAAGTTAGTGTTCTATTCCACAAATATTTAGTAACTAGTATATTAAATATATTTGAAAGGTTTATACTTTTCTGAGGGTGGAAATTACCTATGATGGGCCCTACTAGTTATGTTAAACAGAATTTGAGTACGGAAGGCTTGTCATGGGAATGGAACAATGAGCTACCATTAAACGATGATACTTTTAATTGTATTGTAACCGGCTTGCTCATAACGTGTTCTTTACAAACCAGGTTACGAGGTCCTCTAATTTCCAGGATTTCTATCCATATGCATTCCGTTATTGCCTAACAGGTAGTCACACTTGCTATTCTTATGACACAGTTTTTCTTTGATAAATACTTATGACTTGGTTGTGCACTTGTGCTTGCTCAGAGGACAAGAAGAAGTGTATAGAAATACCTGTTGCTTGTGAGTTATTGAATCTAGTGTTGAGCTTGCAGTTCCGCCCGCAGGTTGAAAAACTTATTAATTACCTCAAGGTAACGGTTGATTCGATATTTTAGTTTATTGGTCCCATTCATCTAAGGGACTCGTATTTTGGTTGATGTGCTTATTTATATGAGTTTGGGTTTCAGCATCAAAATGAGTACAAGGTTATAAACATGGATCAATGGATGGGATTTCTTCGGTTCTGCAATGAGGTCATGATTTAAACGTCACCCCCATGTCCCAGCATCTTTTTTACCCTTTTGCTTCCTTTTTGTGTACAGTACTTAATAACATTTCCTTCTCACACTACTAACGCCGAATCACATTTCATTCAGATAAACTTCCCATCACTTGACAATTACGATGCAGACCAAGCTTGGCCTTTAATTTTAGACAATTTTGTTGAATGGTTAAGAGCAAGTGAAAATTAGCTCTGTTGTACTGAGTGGTGGTGAAGATGCAATCCAAATGTAATACTCAGAAATGTAAGTGAACTACCTTATCTTGTTACCCTATGACTTGAGATATATGGGATGTGGTATCTCTCCTAAAAAGAAATAGGAACTTCATGCAAGCATTTCTAATCAAGAAGAAGATATGGATCATTTTCCTTTAATCACGCAGTTGCATTCATGCAATTTTGTTGCTGTCCTGTTTTTTCAGCACCTTGGAGAATTTTGGAGGATGCAGATCAAGCTCGTTTGTGACTGCTCTGTTCAGAGTCTGGTTTTAGAAATTATCAATCGCCTTGTAGTTGCCTTTTGCTTTCTTTATACTTGATGTAAACACTTTGCAGGGTCACCATCTAGAATTTTACATCGTCATTCTCTATATTTGTATTATTCAATGGCTTCGTAGGTGTGTAGTTTTGAGAGCATGCAAATTTTCTAGAAGTCTTAAATGAACATGTTGGCATATGTTGTTCCTCTCTTGCCCTGATGGTCCATCCCATATCCCGAGAACAGATTATTTTACTGTTCCTTCTTTTGGCCTGACGTGCATGTGGGCATAATCTACCTCGAGGCATATATAGTTTTAAAAACTGGGCTAAACTGTCGGTACGACCAGAAAAACAGGAAACTGGCGCCTTGCCAAGTTAATTTTAATATGTACAGGTCTCTTAGTAAAAAACcaaaaatatgttttaaaaaaggTGCATCAACAAGGAATCAAACACCTAGCCTTGAGGCAACCTTGAGGCAAGGCATGGTAAAGGCCCAATAACAAACTAGGCTAACATTTCGTGATTTATTAATGGTTTACATACAATATTATATGCCCCTAAAAAAACATACAATATTATATGTGTCGATTTTTTTAATAATCACCTTAAATATTTGTTTTTTGGTCGCAAATAACCGATGAATCAACGGTCTGACGAGTAAAAACCTGAAACGACAGCCCCACCAGTTCGGTTTTTGAAACTATGCCTTGAGGTTAGAACACAAAGTACAACAGTTCAAAAAAGAAAGAACACAAAGTACAAGGACATCTCACGCAGGTTCCCCAAATGTTATATTTAAGGGGAAATTTTCGGTTTTGAGGGATCAAGGCCTACATAGCATATCCTCAAACTGTATAATCCTCAAAAATATAATTTTTCATCCTTTAAACCGTAGCAATTCCACCTGGTTGTACTTAGAGCGTGTACATTAGCTCCTAGTGGTGTATTCCCTCCGTTCTTCTATATAAGATGTATTGTTTTTTGATAAAATTCCACAATATAAAATGCATTTCTTCTAAATTCTTGTAATTCCTTTTTTATCCCTGCATAAAGAGGAAATTATCTCTTCTCATTTGATTGACTGTATCTCTCGTTGTATCAAAAGAAAGAAACTATCTCTCTCTCAATTGTATGCATATCTGACTTTCTTGGACTCATTGATTTACTTACCACTAACCAACAAATTTTTTAAGGGTAATTTTGTCCTAACACCTCTATAATTATGTGCCTTGATTACCGTGCCGAAAATAATATACCTTACATAAAGGAACGTAGGGAGTACTATTTTGTGGAATGTAGGTAATGGTTATTGTTAGGATTTAATTAATCCTATTAATCCCTATTTTTCCTAACCGGTTGCCTCGTGTCCCTTCGGACACACCCTTCAGTTCACATCTCTCTAGATTGTTGTCTCTCGTCTATACTACTTCCTTcgtctaggtgtataagagcaagtacaataatgtgacataagcaggctataaggacTAGAATATTATATCTTTGCTTTGTTGGAGGAGAGAGAAGATGAGAGAGAAAAaaagcgggctcttggttagtagccGGCTCTAGCATGAGACCCAAGATGCTTTGTGAGGttgtaaggtgggccaactacTAATAAAGTAGTGCACATATAAAACGTATTATTGTACATGCCGGCTACAAGGTTGGCTACATATAACATGGC
This sequence is a window from Aegilops tauschii subsp. strangulata cultivar AL8/78 chromosome 7, Aet v6.0, whole genome shotgun sequence. Protein-coding genes within it:
- the LOC109763775 gene encoding uncharacterized protein isoform X2 yields the protein MRRSSKKSSSSSAAAGEEQVNEKQNRKRKGVSTNLTSRKAQRVPTKAVSKEIERIDQLFYTYADGSSSMIDPEGIETLCSHLEVPHTDVRILMLAWKMGCEKQGYFTLDEWRTGMKALRADSISKLKKAFPELVQEVTRSSNFQDFYPYAFRYCLTEDKKKCIEIPVACELLNLVLSLQFRPQVEKLINYLKHQNEYKVINMDQWMGFLRFCNEINFPSLDNYDADQAWPLILDNFVEWLRASEN
- the LOC109763775 gene encoding uncharacterized protein isoform X1; the protein is MRRSSKKSSSSSAAAVPTKAVSKEIERIDQLFYTYADGSSSMIDPEGIETLCSHLEVPHTDVRILMLAWKMGCEKQGYFTLDEWRTGMKALRADSISKLKKAFPELVQEVTRSSNFQDFYPYAFRYCLTEDKKKCIEIPVACELLNLVLSLQFRPQVEKLINYLKHQNEYKVINMDQWMGFLRFCNEINFPSLDNYDADQAWPLILDNFVEWLRASEN